GCGCGTTCGACGAGCTCGAACACCTCTTCGCCGTTCTGCTCACAGACCGTCTCACCGAGGAGGGTGCCCAGCAGTCGGATGTCCTCGCGCATCGGCTCGGTGGCCTCGCGGCCCACCTTCGTGCGCCGTACCGCACCGATGGGTTCCAGTCCGCCGACCTCTGCCATGACCCCAGTATCGGCGCGACCGCCGTCGGCTGCAGGCCGAGGGCGCGCCGCGGGGCTAGACGCCGTACTTGATCTGCAGCGCGACGCCGATGATCGAGACCACCCAGATGCCGGTGACGAAGTACGTCAACCGGTCAAGGTTCTTCTCCACGACGGTCGAGCCCGACAGGCTGGACTGGACGCCGCCGCCGAACAGGGTCGACAAACCGCCGCCCTTGGCGCGGTGCAGCAACACGAGCAACACCACGAGCAAGCTGGTGACGATGAGCGTGATCTGCAGGGCAAGAAGCATGGGCGACAGCCTACAGGCCGGAAAGGACCCCTACGGCAACGGCCCACCAGCGGCGATGGCCGACAGGGTGGCGAACTGCTCACCATCCAGCGACGCGCCGCCGACCAGCGCACCGTCGACATCCTCCTGCGCGACGATCTCGCCGACGTTCTTGGCGTTCACCGAGCCGCCGTACAGCACCCGCACCCCCGCCGCGAGCTGCGGTGACGCCAGCGTGCCCAGCTCGTCGCGGATCGCCTTGCACACCTCTTGCGCATCTGTGGCGCTCGCCACCCGGCCGGTGCCGATCGCCCACACCGGCTCGTAAGCGATGACGGACTGGCCGATCTGCTCGGCGCTCAACCCGGCCAGCGACCCCCGCAGCATCTCGACATTGTGCTCGACGTGGTTGCCCGCCTCGCGGACCTCGAGCTGCTCACCGATGCAGATGATGGGGGTGATGCCGTGCCTGAAGGCGGCGGCCGCCTTGGCGGCCACCAGGGCGTCGTCCTCGTGGTGGTACGTGCGGCGCTCCGAGTGGCCGACGACGACGTAGGTGCAGCCCAGCTTGGCGAGGAACGCCCCGCTGATCTCACCGGTGTAGGCGCCCGAATCGTGCTGGGACAGGTCCTGCGCCCCGTACGTCAGGCGCAGCTTGTCGCCGTCGACCAGGGTCTGCACACTGCGCAGATCGGTGAACGGCGGCAGCACCGCGACGTCGACCTTGTCGAAGTACTTGTCCGGCAGCGAGAAGGCGATCTTCTGGACCAGCGCGATCGCCTCGAAGTGGTTGAGGTTCATCTTCCAGTTGCCGGCGATCAGCGGCGTACGGCTCATGGTCTAGCGCCTTTCAGTCGTCGAGCACGTCGATACCCGGGAGCGTCTTGCCCTCAAGGTATTCCAGGGAGGCGCCGCCGCCGGTGGAAATGTGAGAGAAGCCGTCCTCGGGCAGTCCGAGCTGGCGCACGGCAGCGGCCGAGTCGCCACCGCCGACGACGCTGAATGCGCCCTTACCCGTCGCCGCGATGATGGCCTCCGCCAGCCCCTTGGTGCCCGCCGCGAACGCAGGAAATTCGAACACACCCATCGGGCCGTTCCAGAAAATGGTCTTGGCGTTGGACAGCAGCGTGGTGAACCGTTCGACCGACCCGGGCCCGATGTCCAGGCCCATCTTGTTGTCCGGAATACGGTCGGCGGCAACGGTCTCCGCCGGCGAGTTGGCTTTGAACTCCTCAGCCACGACGATGTCCACCGGCAGGTGGATCACGTCGCCGTAGTCCTCGAGCAACTTGCGGCAGGTGTCGATCATGCCCTCTTCAAGCAGGGAGCTGCCCACCGAAACACCCTGGGACGCAAGGAATGTGAAGCACATTCCGCCGCCGATGACGACGCTGTCGGCCTTCGTCGCGAGGTTCTCGATGACGGCCAGTTTGTCCGACACCTTCGAGCCGCCGAGGACCACCGCGTAGGGCCGCTCGGTGGAGCTGGTGAGCTGTTCGAGCACCTTGATCTCGGCAGCCACCAGCGTGCCGGCATAGTGCGGCAGCAGGGTGGCCACGTCGTAGACCGACGCCTGCTTGCGGTGTACCACCCCGAAGCCGTCGGACACGAAAGCGCCCCCCGAACCGTCTGGGCCACCGACGAGTTCGACGAGCTGGCGGGCCAGTGCGAGGCGCTCGCCGTCGTCCTTGCTGGTTTCGCGGGGGTCGAACCGGATGTTCTCCAGCAGCAGGATGTCGCCGTCGGTCAGCCCCTCGGCACGTGCGAGCGCGTCGGTGCCGACGACATCGCCGGCCAACTGGACGTGCCTGCCGAGCTGCTCCCCCAGCGCCTTGGCAACTGGGGCGAGCGAGAACTCCGGCGACGGGCCGTTTTTGGGCCTGCCGAGGTGAGCGGTGACGACCACCTTCGCACCGGCGTCCGACAGTGCCTTGAGCGTCGGCACAGACGCGATGATGCGTCCCGGATCGGTGATGTTGCGATCGTCGTCGAGCGGGACGTTGAGGTCGGAGCGCACCAAGACGCCCCGACCCTCGACGCCCTCGGTGAGCAGATCGTCGAGGGTCTTGACGGCCATGACGACTAGAGCGACTTGCCGACGAGCGCGACCAGGTCGACGAGGCGGTTCGAGTAACCCCACTCGTTGTCGTACCAGGACACGGTCTTGGCCTGGTTGTCGATGACCTTGGTCAGGCCGGCGTCGAAGATCGAGCTGTGCGGATCGGTGACGATGTCGCTGGACACGATCGGCGCGTCGTAGTACTTGAGGATGCCCTTGAGCGGACCGTCTGCGGCCGCCTTGAACGCCGCGTTGATCTCCTCGGCGGTGGGCGTCTTCTTCAGCTCGGCGGTCAGGTCGGTGCAGGAGCCCGTTGGAATCGGCACGCGCAGTGCGTAGCCGTCGAGCTTGCCCTTGAGCTCGGGCAGGACCAGGCCGATGGCCTTGGCGGCGCCGGTCGAGGTCGGCACGATGTTCAGCGCGGCGGCGCGGGCACGGCGCAGGTCCTTGTGCGGGCCGTCCTGCAGGTTCTGGTCCTGCGTGTAGGCGTGGACGGTGGTCATCAGGCCCTTGACGATGCCGAACTCATCGTTGAGCACCTTGGCCAGCGGCCCGAGGCAGTTCGTGGTGCAGGACGCATTGGAGATGATGTTCTGGCTGCCGTCGTACTTGTCGTCGTTGACGCCGAGCACGATGGTGATGTCCTCGTCGCTGGCAGGCGCGGAGATGATGACCTTCTTGGCGCCGGCGTCCAGGTGGCCCTGCGCCTTGGCGCGGGCGGTGAAGATGCCGGTGGACTCGACGACGACGTCGACGCCGAGGTCACCCCAGGGCAACGCCGCCGGACCTTCCTTGACCTCGAGCGCCTTGATCTTGGTGCTGCCGACGACGATGGTGTCGTCACCCTCGAGGGTGATGTCCTCAGGGAAGCGGCCCAGGATCGAGTCGAACTTCAGCAGGTGCGCCAGGCTGGCGTTGTCAGTGAGGTCGTTGACCGCAATGATCTCGATGTCGGTGCTCTTGCCCTCGGCCTTCTGCGCTGCGAGGGCTCGGTAGAAGTTGCGTCCGATTCGGCCGAAGCCGTTAACGCCAACCCGGATGGTCACGTGTTTCTCCCTTTTTTGCCTTGATGCTCAGAGGTCAGCCTAGTGCTGTGACAGTCGACACGTGCGGGCTGGTCAGTGCACGGCCAGACTCTGGTCGGTATAGGGGTTACCCAGCCACTTTCGGCGGATCCGCTGCAGTGTGCCGTCGTCTTCCAATTCGGCCTGGGCGACGGTGATGCGGCTCAGGAGCGCCTGGTCGTTCAGGGGGACGGCGATGGCGATGTTCTCGACCGAGATGCCGCGCTGTACCACCTCGACGCCCGGGATCGGCTTGACGAGTTCGGTCAGCACGGGCGCGAGCTTCATGAAGGCATCGCATGCACCGGTGGTCAGGTCGGTCAGCGCGGTGCGGATGGTGCCGTAGTCGTAGACGCGGACCGCTTTGGCCTTGCCGTCGGCGACGAGCTTGTCGGCGATCGGCTGGCTGGTGTTGCCCTGCTGCACGCCGATGGTGAGGCCGTCGAGGTCGTCGATGGAGGTGACGTTCGGCAGGCGCCTGGTGTCGACGGCGAGTGACTGTCCGGAGATGAGGTAGGGCGGAACGAACTGGGCCTTGCGTTCGCGTTCGGGTGTGACGGTGGTGCCGGCGGTGACGCAGTCGTAATCCGTTCCGAGCCCGTCGAAGACGCCGTTGAAGTCGGCGTCTTTATAGG
The nucleotide sequence above comes from Mycolicibacterium moriokaense. Encoded proteins:
- the gap gene encoding type I glyceraldehyde-3-phosphate dehydrogenase — translated: MTIRVGVNGFGRIGRNFYRALAAQKAEGKSTDIEIIAVNDLTDNASLAHLLKFDSILGRFPEDITLEGDDTIVVGSTKIKALEVKEGPAALPWGDLGVDVVVESTGIFTARAKAQGHLDAGAKKVIISAPASDEDITIVLGVNDDKYDGSQNIISNASCTTNCLGPLAKVLNDEFGIVKGLMTTVHAYTQDQNLQDGPHKDLRRARAAALNIVPTSTGAAKAIGLVLPELKGKLDGYALRVPIPTGSCTDLTAELKKTPTAEEINAAFKAAADGPLKGILKYYDAPIVSSDIVTDPHSSIFDAGLTKVIDNQAKTVSWYDNEWGYSNRLVDLVALVGKSL
- the tpiA gene encoding triose-phosphate isomerase; this encodes MSRTPLIAGNWKMNLNHFEAIALVQKIAFSLPDKYFDKVDVAVLPPFTDLRSVQTLVDGDKLRLTYGAQDLSQHDSGAYTGEISGAFLAKLGCTYVVVGHSERRTYHHEDDALVAAKAAAAFRHGITPIICIGEQLEVREAGNHVEHNVEMLRGSLAGLSAEQIGQSVIAYEPVWAIGTGRVASATDAQEVCKAIRDELGTLASPQLAAGVRVLYGGSVNAKNVGEIVAQEDVDGALVGGASLDGEQFATLSAIAAGGPLP
- a CDS encoding ABC transporter substrate-binding protein, whose protein sequence is METLRVGAAFPDPPFNGMPNNGGLDIDLMEEIAKKLGATVEFIAYKDADFNGVFDGLGTDYDCVTAGTTVTPERERKAQFVPPYLISGQSLAVDTRRLPNVTSIDDLDGLTIGVQQGNTSQPIADKLVADGKAKAVRVYDYGTIRTALTDLTTGACDAFMKLAPVLTELVKPIPGVEVVQRGISVENIAIAVPLNDQALLSRITVAQAELEDDGTLQRIRRKWLGNPYTDQSLAVH
- the secG gene encoding preprotein translocase subunit SecG, encoding MLLALQITLIVTSLLVVLLVLLHRAKGGGLSTLFGGGVQSSLSGSTVVEKNLDRLTYFVTGIWVVSIIGVALQIKYGV
- a CDS encoding phosphoglycerate kinase yields the protein MAVKTLDDLLTEGVEGRGVLVRSDLNVPLDDDRNITDPGRIIASVPTLKALSDAGAKVVVTAHLGRPKNGPSPEFSLAPVAKALGEQLGRHVQLAGDVVGTDALARAEGLTDGDILLLENIRFDPRETSKDDGERLALARQLVELVGGPDGSGGAFVSDGFGVVHRKQASVYDVATLLPHYAGTLVAAEIKVLEQLTSSTERPYAVVLGGSKVSDKLAVIENLATKADSVVIGGGMCFTFLASQGVSVGSSLLEEGMIDTCRKLLEDYGDVIHLPVDIVVAEEFKANSPAETVAADRIPDNKMGLDIGPGSVERFTTLLSNAKTIFWNGPMGVFEFPAFAAGTKGLAEAIIAATGKGAFSVVGGGDSAAAVRQLGLPEDGFSHISTGGGASLEYLEGKTLPGIDVLDD